GGATATTACACTAGGACAACTTTTTGATCAAGTGGGAAGAAAAATGGGCTTTTCATCCCCATGTGGAAATAAGATCGAAGAGGTATCTTATTTATCAAAGAGTCGAAAGATATACCCACTGCCCTATATTATTAAAGGGAATGATGTATCATTTTCGGGATTACTTAGTGCAGTTAAAACTTTGCTAAATGACAACGATAATGATATCCGTGACATATGTTTTTCACTACAAGAAACAGCATTTTCTATCATTGTAGAGGCGGTCGAACGTGCACTAGCCTTTACTGGAAATAAGGAATTTCTAATTGTTGGGGGTGTTTCAGCGAATAAGAGACTGTCCAACATGCTTGAAACCGCCTGCGATATACATAGTTCTAATTTTAATTCTTGTCCACAGAGGTTTTGTGGGGATAACGGCACACAGATAGCATGGACTGGTGCTCAGATGTATTTAAATTGTCCATCTAGTAGCGTTAAACCCGAAGATGCATCTGTTTACCAGTCTTGGAGATTGGATAGTGTACATATTCCGTGGAGA
This Candidatus Nitrosocosmicus oleophilus DNA region includes the following protein-coding sequences:
- the kae1 gene encoding KEOPS complex N(6)-L-threonylcarbamoyladenine synthase Kae1, with the translated sequence MLCLGIESTAHTFGCSIIEIDKKSDTGNTESEFILSEVRDIYKASAGWGIHPRDASKHHTMVATEILKKCLQDARVGIKDIDIVSYSAGPGLGPCLRIGAVVSRSLASFHNIPLIPVNHAVGHIELGIKLTGSESPLTLLVSGGHTMLLIYYKNKWRIFGETLDITLGQLFDQVGRKMGFSSPCGNKIEEVSYLSKSRKIYPLPYIIKGNDVSFSGLLSAVKTLLNDNDNDIRDICFSLQETAFSIIVEAVERALAFTGNKEFLIVGGVSANKRLSNMLETACDIHSSNFNSCPQRFCGDNGTQIAWTGAQMYLNCPSSSVKPEDASVYQSWRLDSVHIPWR